In Oscillospiraceae bacterium, a genomic segment contains:
- a CDS encoding S-layer homology domain-containing protein has translation SYRFPDYSEATNDNLSNMNGTINNGIMVYDIIKGERTYQYLPSAKVPLYPFGYGLSYGQFEYSNVAVSAISDGKFTVSGKVKNTGSKTSDEVVQIYSAFADTESRIKQPIKKLIAYERLHDIAPGDEESFSFVIDLQDKLGVWDVESGGYVVEAGAYVITAGGSSADADDMDGVGGNDAMLTVAVGVGVNNGVDLTATKRDLKKLTLAENLDDYSEKGEQVDDIETVSASIAYKSNTAIQFRKDGAWISFKNVDFTSAPARLTVQAGSDRTGSLTVYALPTGGDPDTELTAATTIATIALTDTRPGSLATGLGIGPVGVYPGSVDGQTYKDAYVKPEWRKYGVNVTVTTGTYDIYIETEKRGAVLEWLQFNAPETATDIAIDQLYSLDSIREKSGALTLSANLTPVTALDAVAWSVANKSGTGAALAEINAATGVLTATGANNGTVTVTVTAGNQTATKDILITNQLDSNKVTVDSQNLTVDYLLLRTGAAFGANDNISRWQGTNQQTAVFLAPERVNIGGAYFLYATPGSGYTTLPANALDWAVYGSDGVSATTLATIDQAGLLTAAGTGNGDVVVKATLKNNLDIFVTRTIRLQNQSRKDGRKMIQAENWDTATAGSTGNPATTYMAGGNEVGLYQTAAVTAEVNQAVLGYKKVDFGTDAGSFQIRMATTASSTLELWIDGQNTADGGVKIGGPTIIPAGASYATYRTVVLPILPTSGEHDLYLVTTATASGTALTNRLNYFQLFSLGTGEVATYTVTFNPNGGTVTTPSQVVLIDTPATEPTAASRHGYTFSGWYTAATTGSKWNFANPVTSDLILYAHWAEVPSSGYTPTGPTTPSIPSTPVTPDAPSGPLGGFSDAGQVSSWATEFVERLVEAEIISGRPNGTIDPRGNVTRAEFTKMIVLGLKLEAGEAPKSFADVTAGDWFKSVVDIASSHEIVLGVSETAFAPNRTITRQDLCTIVYRGLVALDVTLPAIEDGGAFPDEAQIASYALDAVKTLRQLNIVTGRSSGVFDPRAYATREETAKIICGVIDYVASASASAPVDSTEPASTEPAA, from the coding sequence TCCTACCGCTTCCCCGACTACAGCGAAGCGACGAACGACAACCTCAGCAACATGAACGGCACGATCAACAACGGCATCATGGTGTACGACATCATCAAGGGAGAGAGAACTTATCAGTACCTCCCATCCGCTAAAGTGCCGCTGTACCCCTTCGGGTACGGACTGAGCTACGGCCAGTTCGAATATTCCAACGTGGCCGTCTCCGCCATCAGCGACGGCAAGTTCACCGTCAGCGGCAAGGTGAAAAACACCGGAAGCAAGACCAGTGACGAAGTCGTGCAGATCTACAGCGCCTTCGCGGACACTGAGTCGCGGATCAAACAGCCCATCAAGAAGCTGATCGCCTACGAGCGGCTGCATGACATCGCCCCAGGCGATGAAGAATCCTTCAGCTTTGTGATCGATCTGCAGGACAAACTGGGCGTGTGGGACGTGGAATCCGGCGGCTATGTGGTAGAAGCCGGCGCTTACGTCATCACGGCCGGCGGCTCCTCGGCCGACGCAGACGACATGGACGGTGTCGGCGGCAACGACGCCATGCTGACGGTCGCTGTAGGCGTCGGCGTAAACAACGGCGTAGATCTGACAGCCACGAAGCGCGACCTCAAGAAGCTCACACTGGCGGAAAACCTCGACGACTACAGCGAAAAGGGCGAGCAGGTGGACGACATCGAGACGGTCAGCGCCTCCATCGCGTACAAATCCAACACAGCCATCCAGTTCCGGAAGGACGGCGCGTGGATCAGCTTCAAAAACGTCGATTTCACATCGGCGCCCGCGCGTCTGACCGTGCAGGCCGGTTCCGACAGAACCGGCAGCCTGACGGTATATGCGCTACCAACAGGTGGCGATCCCGACACCGAGCTTACCGCCGCCACCACCATCGCTACCATCGCTCTCACGGACACCCGCCCGGGCAGCTTGGCCACGGGGCTCGGCATCGGACCGGTAGGCGTATACCCGGGCAGCGTGGACGGCCAAACCTACAAAGACGCCTACGTGAAGCCGGAGTGGCGGAAGTACGGCGTGAACGTCACCGTAACCACGGGCACCTATGATATCTACATCGAGACGGAGAAGCGGGGCGCCGTCCTTGAGTGGCTCCAGTTCAACGCCCCCGAAACCGCCACCGACATTGCGATCGATCAGCTCTACTCGCTGGATTCCATCCGCGAAAAGAGTGGGGCGCTGACGCTTTCGGCCAATCTCACACCCGTCACCGCCCTGGATGCAGTGGCCTGGAGTGTCGCCAACAAGAGTGGTACCGGCGCGGCGCTCGCGGAGATCAACGCCGCCACTGGCGTGCTTACGGCCACCGGCGCGAACAACGGGACCGTCACCGTGACGGTCACAGCTGGGAACCAGACGGCCACGAAGGACATCCTGATCACCAACCAGCTCGACAGTAACAAAGTGACCGTCGACAGCCAAAATTTAACCGTGGATTATCTGCTGCTTCGGACCGGCGCCGCCTTTGGCGCGAACGACAACATCTCGCGCTGGCAGGGCACGAACCAGCAGACGGCGGTGTTCCTCGCGCCCGAGAGAGTCAACATCGGCGGCGCGTATTTCCTGTACGCCACACCCGGGTCCGGCTACACCACTCTCCCCGCCAATGCGCTCGACTGGGCGGTGTACGGCAGTGACGGGGTTTCCGCAACAACCCTGGCGACGATCGATCAGGCGGGCCTGCTGACGGCCGCGGGCACGGGGAACGGAGACGTCGTGGTAAAGGCCACACTCAAAAACAACCTGGACATCTTCGTCACCCGCACGATCCGGCTGCAAAACCAGAGCCGCAAAGACGGCCGCAAGATGATCCAAGCGGAGAACTGGGACACGGCGACCGCCGGCAGCACCGGCAACCCAGCGACCACTTATATGGCCGGCGGCAACGAAGTGGGTCTCTACCAAACCGCCGCGGTGACAGCCGAGGTGAACCAGGCCGTACTGGGTTATAAGAAAGTCGATTTCGGCACAGACGCGGGCTCCTTCCAGATCCGGATGGCCACCACCGCGAGTTCCACCCTGGAGCTATGGATCGACGGCCAGAACACGGCCGACGGCGGTGTCAAAATCGGCGGGCCGACGATCATCCCGGCGGGCGCTTCTTATGCGACATATCGAACCGTAGTTCTGCCCATTCTGCCGACAAGCGGCGAGCATGATCTCTACTTGGTGACAACCGCCACGGCGTCAGGTACCGCGCTGACGAACAGACTGAACTATTTCCAGCTCTTCTCGCTCGGGACCGGTGAGGTGGCCACATATACCGTGACTTTCAACCCCAACGGAGGCACGGTGACAACCCCATCTCAGGTGGTCCTGATAGACACTCCAGCCACTGAGCCCACCGCCGCCTCTCGGCATGGTTACACGTTCAGCGGTTGGTACACGGCAGCGACCACCGGAAGCAAGTGGAACTTTGCCAATCCGGTGACTTCGGATCTCATACTGTATGCACATTGGGCCGAGGTTCCGTCCTCTGGGTATACCCCAACCGGGCCAACGACTCCGAGTATCCCCAGCACGCCCGTCACCCCTGATGCGCCCAGCGGGCCGCTGGGCGGTTTCTCCGACGCGGGCCAAGTCTCCAGTTGGGCCACCGAATTTGTGGAACGGCTGGTGGAGGCGGAGATCATCTCCGGCCGCCCGAACGGCACCATCGACCCGCGGGGCAACGTGACACGCGCCGAATTCACCAAGATGATCGTGTTGGGCCTCAAACTTGAGGCCGGCGAAGCACCCAAGTCATTCGCGGACGTGACCGCGGGCGACTGGTTCAAGAGTGTCGTCGACATCGCCTCTTCGCACGAGATTGTGCTCGGTGTCTCGGAAACGGCCTTTGCCCCGAATCGCACGATCACCCGTCAGGATCTGTGCACCATTGTTTACCGTGGGCTGGTCGCGCTGGACGTGACGCTTCCGGCGATCGAAGACGGCGGCGCGTTCCCGGATGAGGCGCAGATCGCAAGCTACGCACTGGATGCGGTGAAGACATTGAGACAGCTGAACATCGTCACCGGGCGCAGCAGCGGCGTCTTCGATCCGCGGGCGTACGCGACGCGTGAGGAAACCGCAAAGATCATCTGCGGCGTCATCGACTATGTCGCCTCGGCTTCGGCCTCGGCGCCCGTCGACTCTACGGAGCCCGCATCTACGGAACCCGCCGCATAA